One genomic segment of Streptomyces sp. RKND-216 includes these proteins:
- the ggt gene encoding gamma-glutamyltransferase: protein MRRRRSVRLSALITAVAAVGSLSVAAAPAAPPPSDRGTPPKEPVAVGYGGAVASVDPEASAIGVDVLRRGGNAVDAAVATAAALGVTEPFSAGIGGGGYFVYFDADSGRVHTLDGRERAPLSADETLFLENGEPLPFDEAVTSGLSVGTPGTPATWDAALDEWGTTSLRKAVRPAAKLAHRGFTVDETFRSQVADNEKRFRDFPASAELFLPGGELPEVGSTIRNKDLARTYTTLGRRGVDAFYRGPLARDIADTVQDPKVAEGADRVVRPGDMTARDLREYDVEFQDPTHVDYRGLDVYGMAPSSSGGTTVGEALNIMENQDLSDASKKEFLHHYLEASKLAYADRGRWLGDAAYEDVPVEGLLSQEFADARACLVDDEKALKSPVAFGDPRDPAGCERGDQVAPLTYEGTSTTHLTTADRWGNVVSYTLTIEQIGGSAMTVPGRGFLLNNELTDFSFAPAAEDVPDPNLPGPGKRPRSSMSPTIVLEDGKAAFALGSPGGSTIITTVLQTLVNRVDRDMSLPEAIAAPRATQRNTEETLLEKDLYDSSVRGELEDMGHLFAETGEIGAATGIERLGRGKWLAAAEPERRGAGSAMVPHPVRQER from the coding sequence ATGCGCCGTCGTCGTTCCGTCCGCCTGTCGGCCCTGATCACCGCAGTGGCGGCAGTGGGTTCCCTGTCCGTCGCGGCCGCGCCGGCCGCACCGCCGCCGTCCGACCGCGGGACGCCGCCCAAGGAGCCGGTCGCCGTCGGCTACGGCGGCGCCGTGGCGAGCGTCGATCCCGAGGCCTCGGCCATCGGCGTCGACGTGCTGAGACGAGGCGGCAACGCCGTCGACGCGGCCGTGGCCACCGCCGCCGCGCTCGGTGTCACCGAGCCGTTCTCCGCCGGAATCGGCGGCGGCGGCTACTTCGTCTACTTCGACGCCGACAGCGGCCGCGTCCACACCCTCGACGGCCGCGAACGCGCCCCGCTGAGCGCCGACGAGACGCTGTTCCTGGAGAACGGCGAGCCGCTGCCGTTCGACGAAGCCGTCACCAGCGGGCTCAGCGTCGGCACCCCCGGCACCCCCGCCACCTGGGACGCCGCCCTCGACGAGTGGGGCACCACGTCGCTGCGCAAGGCCGTCAGGCCCGCGGCGAAGCTCGCCCACCGCGGCTTCACCGTCGACGAGACCTTCCGCTCTCAGGTCGCCGACAACGAGAAGCGGTTCCGCGACTTCCCCGCCAGCGCCGAACTGTTCCTTCCCGGCGGCGAACTCCCCGAGGTCGGCTCCACGATCCGCAACAAGGACCTGGCCCGCACGTACACCACGCTCGGCCGTCGGGGCGTGGACGCCTTCTACCGGGGCCCGCTCGCCCGCGACATCGCCGACACCGTCCAGGACCCGAAGGTGGCCGAGGGCGCCGACCGCGTCGTGCGGCCCGGCGACATGACGGCGCGCGACCTGCGCGAGTACGACGTGGAGTTCCAGGACCCGACGCACGTCGACTACCGCGGACTGGACGTGTACGGCATGGCGCCGTCGTCCTCCGGCGGCACCACCGTCGGCGAGGCGCTGAACATCATGGAGAACCAGGACCTCTCCGATGCGTCGAAGAAGGAGTTCCTGCACCACTACCTGGAGGCCAGCAAGCTCGCCTACGCCGACCGCGGCCGGTGGCTCGGCGACGCGGCCTACGAGGACGTGCCCGTCGAGGGCCTGCTGTCGCAGGAGTTCGCCGACGCCCGCGCCTGCCTCGTCGACGACGAGAAGGCGCTGAAGAGCCCGGTCGCCTTCGGCGACCCGCGCGACCCGGCAGGCTGCGAGCGCGGCGACCAGGTCGCCCCGCTCACCTACGAGGGCACCAGCACCACGCACCTGACGACCGCCGACCGGTGGGGCAACGTCGTGTCGTACACCCTCACCATCGAGCAGATCGGCGGCAGCGCGATGACCGTGCCCGGCCGCGGTTTCCTGCTCAACAACGAGCTGACCGACTTCTCCTTCGCCCCGGCGGCTGAGGACGTGCCCGACCCGAACCTCCCCGGCCCCGGCAAGCGTCCCCGCTCGTCGATGTCGCCCACCATCGTGCTGGAGGACGGCAAGGCCGCCTTCGCCCTCGGCTCGCCGGGCGGCTCCACCATCATCACCACGGTGCTCCAGACCCTGGTCAACCGCGTCGACCGCGACATGAGCCTCCCCGAGGCCATCGCCGCGCCGCGTGCCACCCAGCGCAACACCGAGGAGACGCTGCTGGAGAAGGACCTGTACGACAGCTCCGTGCGCGGCGAACTGGAGGACATGGGCCACCTGTTCGCGGAGACCGGCGAGATCGGCGCCGCCACCGGCATCGAGCGCCTGGGCCGTGGCAAGTGGCTGGCCGCCGCCGAGCCGGAGCGCCGCGGCGCCGGCTCCGCCATGGTTCCCCACCCGGTGCGCCAGGAGCGGTGA
- a CDS encoding IS481 family transposase: MSHRNAPLTPTGRLRLARCVVDDGWPLRRAAERFQVAHTTAARWAGRYRRHGEAGMCDRSSRPHHCPRQTVPELENRVLQLRREHRIGPLRLAVRTGLAPSTCHRILHRHHMPALATLDRATGEPIRRYEHERPGELIHIDVKKLGRIPDGGGHKVLGRAAGRKNRTQTGYAFLHTALDDHTRLAYTEDLPDERANTCAGFLTRATAWFAARGITVERVLTDNAWSYTKNTWRDTCRDLGISPRWTRPWRPQTNGKVERFHRTLLEEWAYHQPYTSEAERQAAFPHWLDWYNYHRPHTGISGNVPASRVTNLTEQHT; encoded by the coding sequence GTGTCCCACCGTAACGCCCCGTTGACTCCGACCGGTCGCCTGCGTCTGGCCCGTTGTGTCGTGGACGACGGGTGGCCGCTGCGGCGGGCAGCCGAGCGGTTCCAGGTCGCTCACACCACCGCCGCCCGCTGGGCAGGCCGCTACCGCCGGCACGGCGAAGCCGGAATGTGTGACCGCTCCAGCCGCCCCCACCACTGCCCACGGCAGACCGTTCCCGAGCTGGAGAACCGCGTGCTGCAACTGCGGCGCGAGCACCGCATCGGCCCTCTGCGACTGGCCGTCCGCACGGGCCTGGCGCCTTCCACCTGCCACCGCATCCTGCACCGCCACCACATGCCCGCACTCGCGACGCTGGACCGCGCCACCGGCGAGCCGATACGCCGCTACGAACACGAGCGACCCGGTGAACTGATCCACATCGATGTCAAGAAACTCGGCCGTATCCCCGACGGCGGCGGCCACAAGGTCCTGGGCCGGGCAGCCGGACGCAAGAACCGCACCCAGACCGGCTACGCCTTCCTGCACACGGCGCTGGACGACCACACACGACTCGCCTACACCGAGGACCTGCCCGATGAGAGGGCCAACACCTGCGCCGGCTTCCTCACCCGCGCTACGGCCTGGTTCGCAGCGCGGGGCATCACCGTTGAGCGGGTGCTGACCGACAACGCCTGGTCCTACACCAAGAACACCTGGCGCGACACCTGCCGTGACCTGGGCATCAGCCCCCGCTGGACGCGGCCCTGGCGACCCCAGACCAACGGAAAGGTCGAACGCTTCCACCGCACCCTGCTGGAAGAATGGGCCTACCACCAGCCCTACACCTCAGAAGCCGAACGCCAAGCCGCCTTCCCCCACTGGCTCGACTGGTACAACTACCACCGACCCCACACCGGCATCAGCGGCAACGTGCCAGCCAGCCGCGTCACCAACCTCACCGAACAACACACCTAG
- a CDS encoding exodeoxyribonuclease III: MRIATWNVNSVGARLPRLLDWLESAAPDVVCLQELKCDTDAFPDAELRERGYESATLCSGRWNGVAVLSRVGLTDAVPGLPGGPDYDGGQEARAITATCDGVRVTSVYVPNGREVGHPHFAYKLQWLEALRKAAEPDAAGPRPYAVLGDFNVAPTDEDVYDVAAFEGSTHVTEEERAALAALRDAGLSDVFPRPLKYDHPFTYWDYRQLCFPKNRGMRIDLVYGNAPFTSAVRDAYVDREARKGKGPSDHAPVVVDLGL; this comes from the coding sequence ATGCGCATCGCCACCTGGAACGTGAACTCCGTCGGGGCCCGCCTGCCCCGTCTGCTGGACTGGCTCGAGTCCGCCGCGCCGGACGTGGTGTGCCTCCAGGAGCTCAAGTGCGACACCGACGCCTTCCCGGACGCGGAGCTGCGCGAGCGGGGTTACGAGTCGGCCACCCTGTGCTCGGGGCGGTGGAACGGCGTGGCCGTGCTCTCCCGCGTGGGCCTGACCGACGCGGTGCCCGGGTTGCCCGGCGGCCCTGACTACGACGGCGGTCAGGAGGCCCGCGCGATCACCGCCACCTGCGACGGCGTGCGCGTGACCTCGGTGTACGTGCCGAACGGCCGCGAGGTGGGCCACCCGCACTTCGCCTACAAGCTCCAGTGGCTGGAGGCGCTGCGCAAGGCCGCCGAGCCGGACGCCGCCGGGCCGCGGCCGTACGCCGTGCTCGGCGACTTCAACGTCGCCCCCACCGACGAAGACGTCTACGACGTCGCCGCCTTCGAGGGTTCCACGCACGTCACGGAGGAGGAGCGGGCGGCGCTGGCCGCACTGCGCGACGCCGGCCTGTCCGATGTCTTCCCGCGGCCGCTGAAGTACGACCACCCGTTCACCTACTGGGACTACCGGCAGCTGTGCTTCCCCAAGAACCGCGGCATGCGCATCGACCTGGTGTACGGCAACGCGCCGTTCACCTCGGCCGTACGGGACGCCTACGTCGACCGGGAGGCCCGCAAGGGCAAAGGGCCGTCCGACCACGCCCCGGTCGTCGTGGACCTGGGGCTCTGA
- a CDS encoding IS481 family transposase, translated as MSHRNARLTPLGRRLLVDRVRSGRPVAHVAAEMGISRATAHKWVHRWRAEGEPGLCDRPSRPHTTPHRTDADTEARVCRLRTERKLGPARIGPILGMPPSTVHRILTRHGLHRLAWMDRPTGRIIRRYERERPGELVHVDVKKLGRIPDGGGWRVHGRAESRLTKTGVGFDYIHSVVDDYTRLAYSEVHPDEKAATCAGFLRRAAAHFAALGIDRIERVLTDNAWSYRKSTLWKQSLTYLGATSKRTRPYRPQTNGKVERFNRTLLDEWAYLRPYTSNEQRTAALQDFLHTYNHHRCHTALGGQPPISRVNNAPGQYT; from the coding sequence GTGTCCCACCGTAATGCCCGTCTGACTCCTTTGGGCAGGCGTCTGCTGGTCGATCGTGTCCGTTCCGGCCGCCCGGTGGCCCATGTGGCTGCGGAGATGGGCATATCCCGGGCCACGGCCCACAAGTGGGTCCACCGGTGGCGAGCCGAGGGCGAGCCGGGCTTGTGTGACCGCCCCAGCCGCCCGCACACGACACCGCACCGCACCGATGCCGATACCGAAGCACGGGTCTGCCGGCTGCGGACCGAACGCAAACTCGGACCCGCCCGCATCGGCCCGATCCTGGGCATGCCGCCCTCGACCGTGCACCGGATCCTCACCCGGCACGGCCTGCACCGGCTGGCCTGGATGGACCGGCCAACCGGGCGCATCATTCGCCGCTACGAACGCGAGCGGCCCGGCGAGCTGGTGCACGTGGACGTGAAGAAACTCGGGCGGATTCCCGACGGCGGCGGCTGGCGTGTCCACGGCCGCGCGGAAAGCCGCCTGACCAAGACCGGAGTCGGCTTCGACTACATCCACTCCGTCGTCGACGACTACACCCGCCTCGCCTACAGCGAGGTCCACCCCGACGAGAAGGCCGCCACCTGCGCAGGCTTCCTCCGCCGAGCCGCCGCCCACTTCGCCGCCCTCGGCATCGACCGCATCGAAAGGGTGCTGACCGACAACGCCTGGTCCTACCGCAAGAGCACCCTCTGGAAGCAGTCCCTGACCTACCTCGGCGCCACCAGCAAACGCACCCGCCCTTACCGACCGCAGACCAACGGCAAGGTCGAACGCTTCAACCGCACCCTGCTCGACGAATGGGCCTACCTGCGGCCCTACACCAGCAACGAGCAGCGGACCGCAGCTCTGCAAGACTTCCTGCACACCTACAACCACCACCGCTGCCACACCGCACTCGGCGGCCAGCCACCGATCAGCCGTGTGAACAACGCTCCGGGTCAATACACCTAG
- a CDS encoding DUF6278 family protein — MHIPFLEHWRRRHGDAPHGTGFANALSDDPEGVAEVLSECELLRDHAERAGVELDDSAESLAALDQLFPLWRDDTEAANWLGSDAGLYLGTVLVRTVPGSSWQLWETGQPIVRLPSGLEVDVLEEGRAWAATGTPELAQLYAELSDD, encoded by the coding sequence ATGCACATTCCATTCCTCGAGCACTGGCGCAGGCGGCACGGCGACGCCCCGCACGGCACGGGCTTCGCGAACGCGCTCTCCGACGACCCCGAGGGTGTCGCCGAGGTGCTCTCGGAGTGCGAGCTGCTGCGTGACCACGCAGAACGCGCCGGCGTCGAACTGGACGACTCCGCCGAGTCGCTGGCCGCCCTCGACCAGCTCTTCCCGCTGTGGCGCGACGACACGGAAGCCGCTAACTGGCTCGGCAGCGACGCCGGCCTCTACCTGGGCACGGTGCTGGTGCGGACCGTGCCCGGCTCCTCCTGGCAGCTGTGGGAGACCGGCCAGCCGATCGTCCGCCTGCCGTCCGGGCTCGAGGTGGACGTGCTGGAGGAGGGCCGCGCGTGGGCGGCCACCGGCACCCCCGAACTCGCCCAGCTCTACGCGGAACTGTCCGACGACTGA
- a CDS encoding MBL fold metallo-hydrolase, producing the protein MELMKKGHACVRLTKEGRTLVIDPGGFSEEDAALGADAVLVTHEHPDHFDAGRLRTAMEANPAAEIWTLRSVAEKLVGAFPGRVHTVGHGDVVDAAGFEVEVHGELHAVIHPDIPRITNVGYVVDGAVFHPGDALTVPGREVDTLLLPVHAPWSKVSEVIDYLREVRPRLAYDVHDGLLSQNAHGVYGRMLGPDGPGVGGAAHTRLEPGDSVVVSAGR; encoded by the coding sequence ATGGAGCTGATGAAGAAGGGCCACGCCTGCGTACGGCTGACGAAGGAGGGCCGCACCCTCGTCATCGACCCCGGCGGCTTCTCCGAGGAGGACGCCGCGCTCGGCGCCGACGCCGTCCTGGTCACCCACGAGCACCCCGACCACTTCGACGCCGGGCGGCTGCGCACCGCGATGGAGGCCAACCCCGCCGCCGAGATCTGGACGCTCCGCAGCGTCGCCGAGAAGCTCGTCGGCGCCTTCCCCGGCCGGGTCCACACCGTCGGCCACGGCGACGTGGTCGACGCCGCCGGGTTCGAGGTCGAGGTGCACGGCGAGCTGCACGCGGTCATTCATCCCGACATCCCCCGCATCACCAACGTGGGCTACGTCGTCGACGGAGCCGTCTTCCACCCCGGGGACGCCCTGACCGTGCCCGGTCGTGAGGTGGACACGTTGCTGCTGCCGGTCCACGCCCCGTGGAGCAAGGTCTCCGAGGTCATCGACTACCTGCGCGAGGTACGGCCGCGGCTGGCCTACGACGTGCACGACGGCCTGCTCTCGCAGAACGCGCACGGTGTCTACGGGCGGATGCTGGGCCCGGACGGGCCCGGTGTCGGCGGTGCCGCGCACACGCGGCTGGAACCGGGCGACTCCGTCGTCGTCAGTGCCGGGCGGTAG